One region of Camelina sativa cultivar DH55 chromosome 6, Cs, whole genome shotgun sequence genomic DNA includes:
- the LOC104791347 gene encoding paladin-like isoform X4, whose product MGSGLTTTGMVIATLVYYKRIGASDRRFPRNNSSGRIFNDGEKSTINLPPSVYDLRCGEYAVVRSLVRVLQGGVEGKRLVDQVIDKCGSVQNLRVTIAVYHDRISRRLIGHHLDEKKIDASLTSFVEYLERYYFLICFTVYLHSEGDFLQSGSLSHVSVSFTDWMRARPELYSILLRYPSAVAEPENLFTRVIIFFKKKT is encoded by the exons ATGGGAAGTGGACTTACAACTACTGGAATGGTTATTGCAACGCTCGTCTATTACAAACGAATTGGAGCATCAG ATCGGAGATTCCCAAGAAACAACTCTTCTGGGAGAATCTTTAACGACGGTGAAAAATCAACTATTAATCTGCCCCCCTCTGTGTATGACCTCCGCTGTGGGGAATATGCAGTTGTTAGAAGTTTGGTGCGAGTCTTACAG GGTGGTGTAGAAGGCAAAAGGCTAGTTGACCAAGTCATCGACAAATGTGGTTCCGTGCAg AACTTACGAGTGACAATTGCAGTCTATCACGATCGCATTTCGCGTCGACTCATAGGGCATCACCTCGATGAAAAGAAGATAGATGCATCACTCACATCTTTTGTTGAGTACTTGGAAAGATATTACTTCCTTATATGTTTTACTGTATATCTGCATTCAGAGGGTGATTTCCTCCAATCTGGTTCGCTTAGCCATGTCAGTGTCAGTTTTACTGATTGGATGCGAGCTAGGCCAGAGCTTTATAGCATTCTTCTCAGGTACCCATCTGCAGTGGCGGAGCCAGAAAATTTATTCACCAGGgtcataattttctttaaaaaaaaaacataa